One genomic segment of Pseudomonadota bacterium includes these proteins:
- a CDS encoding winged helix-turn-helix domain-containing protein, whose translation MDKREIRFDGWTIDFDSGEISKHGNTHRLQDQPLQILEELVTRPGEVVTREQLIARLWPTGVVEFDTGLNSAVRKLRVALGDDAETPRYIETLPRKGYRFVARLDPEPAIPTLPAQTSDYVPTSFETGAAIGRRATDRRAPLNRLVLGFGSILAALVLAVVVWRMPGGWFGAGARAEDLPTIVVLPLVDMSVDQREQALCDGLTDELSNWLAHIPTLRVVARTSAFAFKGKNTDVREIGRTLGATHVLEGSLRRSGDQLRITVQLITAATGLHLWSKSFDLPIGDIFLIEDTVSRAVAEALHLELSADIAETWAKRQPEKMEAYELYLLGRARQSKRTADDNVKAVEFFRRSVAADPGYALAHVGLAETLLNDLSLNRTPLEDVSADVEPIINQALALNPKLPEALAVKGWLLNEQFRTDEALPILEQAIAANPNDAASHRFLGNVYDRRADPEEALRNYSISASLDPLDFLAHVYRCMGLVELANYAEASAACARARGLEPTHYWGPLATSWISRAQGETQEALKWVDAAHELAPSDWQVADQKVDLLLTLGKIDEARQVLEDMPEDASFAALSRQAQLVFAAGGAGELKAWLAQRDAAALAQTSADLAELARMQLMANDAAAARATLAHAQRILPLYGADLYDGSQIRYEYSVALIHAAIELNGGGNRDAALKLLAGLERMLDTYEKNGGRHFGSPLLRAESLSLQGRKTEAAAALEAAWKRGWRATWHASREPYLAGVEMPEGS comes from the coding sequence ATGGATAAGCGGGAAATCCGATTCGACGGCTGGACGATCGACTTCGATTCGGGGGAAATCTCGAAGCACGGCAACACCCATCGCCTGCAGGACCAGCCGCTGCAGATTCTCGAGGAACTGGTCACGCGGCCCGGCGAAGTCGTCACGCGGGAGCAGTTGATCGCCCGCCTGTGGCCGACCGGCGTGGTGGAATTCGATACCGGCCTGAACAGCGCCGTGCGCAAGCTGCGCGTTGCGCTGGGCGACGACGCCGAAACCCCGCGTTACATCGAGACCCTGCCGCGCAAGGGTTACCGGTTCGTCGCCAGGCTCGACCCCGAACCGGCCATCCCGACGCTGCCAGCCCAGACTTCGGACTACGTCCCCACGAGTTTCGAGACCGGGGCTGCCATCGGCCGGAGGGCGACCGATCGGCGCGCGCCGCTCAATCGCCTGGTGCTCGGATTCGGCAGCATCCTGGCGGCCCTGGTACTCGCGGTGGTCGTCTGGCGCATGCCGGGTGGCTGGTTCGGCGCCGGCGCCCGCGCCGAAGACCTTCCCACGATCGTCGTGCTGCCGCTGGTCGACATGAGCGTCGATCAGCGCGAGCAGGCCCTGTGTGACGGCCTCACCGACGAGCTCTCCAACTGGCTGGCGCACATCCCCACGCTGCGCGTCGTGGCGCGCACCTCGGCATTCGCGTTCAAGGGCAAGAACACCGACGTACGCGAAATCGGCCGCACGCTCGGCGCGACGCACGTGCTCGAAGGTTCGCTGCGGCGTTCGGGCGACCAGCTGCGCATCACGGTGCAGCTCATCACCGCGGCCACCGGCCTGCACCTGTGGTCCAAGTCCTTCGACCTGCCCATCGGCGACATTTTCCTCATCGAGGACACAGTGTCGCGCGCGGTGGCCGAGGCGCTGCACCTCGAGCTGTCCGCGGACATCGCCGAGACCTGGGCGAAACGCCAGCCCGAAAAGATGGAAGCCTACGAGCTCTATCTACTCGGGCGCGCCCGCCAGAGCAAACGCACGGCCGACGACAACGTCAAGGCGGTGGAATTCTTCCGCCGCTCCGTGGCCGCCGATCCAGGTTACGCACTGGCGCACGTCGGCCTGGCGGAGACGCTGCTCAACGACCTGTCCCTCAACCGCACGCCGCTCGAAGACGTCTCCGCCGACGTCGAGCCGATCATCAACCAGGCGCTGGCGCTCAACCCGAAGCTGCCCGAGGCGCTGGCCGTCAAGGGCTGGCTGCTCAACGAGCAGTTCCGGACCGATGAAGCGCTGCCGATTCTCGAACAGGCGATCGCCGCGAATCCCAACGACGCCGCGAGCCATCGCTTTCTCGGCAACGTCTACGACCGGCGCGCGGATCCCGAAGAAGCGCTGCGCAACTACTCGATCTCCGCCAGCCTCGATCCGCTCGATTTCCTGGCCCACGTGTATCGCTGCATGGGGCTGGTGGAACTGGCGAACTACGCGGAGGCGAGCGCCGCATGTGCACGCGCGCGCGGCCTCGAGCCGACTCACTACTGGGGACCGCTCGCGACATCGTGGATTTCACGCGCGCAGGGCGAGACGCAGGAGGCCCTCAAGTGGGTCGATGCGGCGCACGAACTCGCACCCTCGGACTGGCAGGTTGCCGATCAGAAAGTCGATTTGCTGCTGACACTCGGCAAGATCGATGAGGCACGCCAGGTGCTGGAAGACATGCCGGAGGACGCGTCATTCGCCGCGCTCTCGCGGCAGGCGCAGCTGGTGTTCGCCGCCGGCGGTGCCGGCGAGTTGAAAGCCTGGCTCGCGCAACGCGACGCCGCCGCGCTCGCGCAGACCAGCGCGGACCTGGCCGAGCTCGCGCGCATGCAGCTCATGGCGAACGATGCCGCCGCGGCGCGCGCCACGCTCGCGCATGCGCAACGCATCCTGCCGCTGTACGGCGCGGATCTGTACGACGGCAGCCAGATCCGCTACGAGTATTCGGTCGCCCTGATCCACGCCGCCATCGAATTGAACGGCGGCGGCAACCGCGACGCGGCGCTCAAACTACTCGCGGGTCTCGAACGCATGCTCGATACGTACGAGAAGAACGGCGGCCGGCACTTCGGCTCGCCCCTGCTGCGCGCCGAATCGTTGAGCCTGCAGGGCAGGAAAACTGAAGCCGCCGCGGCGCTAGAGGCCGCCTGGAAGCGCGGCTGGCGTGCCACGTGGCACGCGAGCCGCGAACCATATCTCGCCGGCGTGGAGATGCCCGAAGGAAGTTAG